One segment of Massilia sp. Se16.2.3 DNA contains the following:
- a CDS encoding glycosyltransferase family 1 protein, with protein MLRGRSGADLGGPQRRRRQLARHPDRAAVAATLARHRLQPGYFLFVGTLQPRKNVERVLGAYLALPAAVRAERALVIVGAAGWRCETLLRRIAAAQADGARVIWLDKLGEAAALRHVYAGAGVFVFPSLYEGFGIPVLEAFASNVPVVTSSTTSLPEVSAGAALEVDPLDEGAIGAAMLAPVRDDALRERCIRAGPRPRQRADLARHRPCHRRRVPQGTGALAPFSPTLTCASFTSTRPITRTPWAASSR; from the coding sequence ATGCTTCGGGGTCGATCCGGCGCGGATCTCGGTGGTCCACAACGGCGTCGACGACAGCTGGCTCGACACCCCGACCGGGCAGCCGTTGCCGCCACGCTGGCGCGCCACCGGCTGCAGCCCGGCTACTTCCTGTTCGTCGGCACCCTGCAGCCGCGCAAGAACGTCGAGCGCGTGCTGGGCGCCTACCTCGCCCTGCCGGCGGCGGTGCGTGCCGAGCGCGCCCTCGTCATCGTCGGCGCCGCCGGCTGGCGCTGCGAGACCCTGCTGCGGCGCATTGCCGCGGCCCAGGCCGACGGTGCCCGGGTCATCTGGCTCGACAAGCTGGGCGAGGCCGCCGCGCTGCGCCACGTGTACGCCGGCGCCGGCGTGTTCGTGTTCCCGTCGCTGTACGAGGGCTTCGGCATTCCCGTGCTCGAGGCCTTCGCCTCGAACGTGCCGGTGGTGACCTCGTCCACCACCTCGCTGCCCGAGGTCAGCGCCGGCGCCGCGCTCGAAGTCGACCCGCTCGACGAGGGCGCGATCGGCGCAGCCATGCTGGCCCCGGTGCGCGACGACGCCTTGCGCGAGCGCTGCATCCGTGCCGGTCCGCGCCCGCGCCAGCGCGCTGACCTGGCGCGCCACCGCCCATGCCACCGCCGCCGTGTACCGCAAGGTACTGGCGCGCTAGCCCCGTTTTCCCCAACATTGACATGCGCGTCCTTCACTTCTACAAGACCTATTACCCGGACACCGTGGGCGGCATCGAGCAGGTGA
- a CDS encoding glycosyltransferase family 4 protein has translation MRVLHFYKTYYPDTVGGIEQVIRQMCVGTGRLGVTNTVLSLSREKNLVPIAFEGHTVHRVPLDFELASNACSVASLGALARLAREADVVHYHFPWPFMDLAHFAARVRKPSVVTYHSDIVRQKHLLRLYQPLKHRFLRSVDAIVATSPNYLESSTVLERYRDKTRVIPFGLDRATYPQPEPARLAYWRERVGPKFFLFVGVLRYYKGLHVLLDAVAGTNYPVVIVGAGPEEAALKAQAARLGLANVLFVGAVDEPDKVALLTLCYALAFPSHLRSEAFGISLLEGAMFGKPMISCEIGSGTTYINIGGETGLVVPPADAAALRTAMRTLWENPQLARDMGRGATARFDEVFTAQQMAASYTALYRELAASRVAATDPAAAPPLGSRAPD, from the coding sequence ATGCGCGTCCTTCACTTCTACAAGACCTATTACCCGGACACCGTGGGCGGCATCGAGCAGGTGATCCGCCAGATGTGCGTCGGCACCGGCCGCCTGGGCGTCACCAACACGGTCCTGTCGCTGTCGCGCGAAAAGAACCTGGTACCGATCGCCTTCGAGGGCCATACCGTGCACCGGGTGCCGCTCGACTTCGAGCTGGCCTCGAACGCCTGCTCGGTGGCCTCGCTCGGCGCGCTGGCACGGCTGGCGCGCGAGGCCGACGTCGTCCATTACCACTTCCCGTGGCCGTTCATGGACCTGGCGCATTTTGCCGCCCGCGTGCGCAAACCAAGCGTGGTGACCTACCACTCCGACATCGTGCGCCAGAAGCATTTGCTGCGCCTGTACCAGCCGCTGAAACACCGCTTCCTGCGCAGCGTCGACGCGATCGTCGCCACCTCGCCCAACTACCTCGAATCGTCCACCGTGCTGGAGCGCTATCGCGACAAGACCCGGGTGATTCCGTTCGGCCTGGACCGCGCCACCTATCCGCAACCGGAACCGGCGCGCCTGGCGTACTGGCGCGAGCGGGTCGGGCCGAAGTTCTTCCTGTTCGTGGGCGTGCTGCGCTACTACAAGGGCCTGCACGTGCTGTTGGACGCAGTGGCGGGGACGAACTATCCGGTGGTGATCGTCGGCGCCGGGCCGGAAGAGGCGGCATTGAAAGCCCAGGCGGCGCGCCTGGGCCTGGCCAACGTGCTGTTCGTGGGCGCCGTCGACGAGCCGGACAAGGTGGCGCTGCTAACGCTCTGCTACGCCCTGGCCTTCCCCTCGCACCTGCGCTCGGAGGCCTTCGGGATTTCGCTGCTGGAAGGGGCGATGTTCGGCAAGCCGATGATCTCGTGCGAGATCGGCAGCGGCACCACCTACATCAACATCGGCGGCGAGACCGGGCTGGTGGTGCCGCCGGCCGATGCGGCCGCGCTGCGCACTGCCATGCGCACGCTGTGGGAGAACCCGCAGCTGGCGCGCGACATGGGCCGCGGCGCCACCGCCCGCTTCGACGAGGTGTTCACGGCGCAGCAGATGGCGGCCAGCTACACGGCGCTGTATCGCGAGCTCGCCGCCAGCCGCGTCGCCGCGACCGATCCCGCCGCTGCGCCGCCGCTGGGCTCGCGCGCGCCGGACTAA
- a CDS encoding hybrid sensor histidine kinase/response regulator, producing MTDTGIGIAPERLHAIFDPFTQADASMTRRFGGTGLGTTISKQLVELMKGRIWAESVLGEGTTFHVLLPLVLARFAPQQARVRTACALPPLRVLVADDVPQNLELLQLLMARRGHTMTGVADGGAVVEMAARQDFDLILMDFQMPVLDGLRATRLIREEAQAAGRKRVPVIAMTASVLPEHRRASVEAGMDGFASKPVDWFALSHEIARVLGLASSPSADDAPPLQRQVWNRHGGLHRWGGKQDAYLEALAHFHGQHALLPQCTEGYADAADYPSLRMLAHRARGVAGNLALEQLADALAELEALSEGEKGQQLAALALLPEALARVEAVHLASMAAIAAAQPAAAPQPAADALPAADLQRACRAAGVLREALGHGALDDAALTGLAAALAGHPAAIRVTQVQSALADFDFDQAQAHLDALLAHVCPMPQAAGEPSTEPTQQETMNE from the coding sequence GTGACCGATACCGGCATCGGCATCGCGCCCGAGCGCCTGCACGCGATCTTCGATCCCTTCACCCAGGCCGATGCCTCGATGACGCGGCGCTTCGGCGGCACGGGCCTGGGCACCACGATCAGCAAGCAGCTGGTCGAGCTCATGAAAGGCAGGATCTGGGCCGAGAGCGTGCTGGGCGAAGGCACCACCTTCCACGTGCTGCTGCCGCTGGTGCTGGCGCGCTTCGCCCCGCAGCAGGCACGGGTGCGCACCGCTTGCGCCCTGCCGCCGCTGCGCGTGCTGGTCGCCGACGACGTACCGCAGAACCTGGAACTGCTGCAACTCCTGATGGCGCGCCGCGGCCACACCATGACCGGCGTGGCCGATGGCGGCGCCGTGGTCGAGATGGCCGCGCGCCAGGACTTCGACCTGATCCTGATGGACTTCCAGATGCCGGTGCTCGACGGCCTGCGGGCCACGCGTTTGATCCGCGAAGAGGCGCAGGCCGCAGGCCGCAAGCGTGTGCCGGTCATCGCGATGACGGCCAGCGTCCTGCCCGAACACCGCCGCGCCAGCGTGGAGGCCGGCATGGACGGCTTCGCCTCCAAGCCGGTCGACTGGTTCGCCCTGTCGCACGAGATCGCGCGCGTGCTCGGCCTGGCATCAAGCCCGTCCGCAGACGACGCGCCGCCGCTGCAGCGCCAGGTATGGAACCGCCACGGCGGCCTGCACCGCTGGGGCGGAAAGCAGGACGCCTACCTGGAAGCGCTCGCGCATTTCCACGGCCAGCATGCGCTGCTGCCGCAGTGCACGGAAGGCTACGCCGATGCCGCCGACTATCCGTCCCTGCGCATGCTGGCGCACCGGGCGCGCGGCGTGGCCGGCAATCTGGCGCTGGAACAGCTGGCCGACGCGCTGGCCGAACTGGAAGCCCTGTCCGAGGGCGAGAAAGGCCAGCAGCTGGCGGCGCTGGCACTGCTGCCGGAAGCGCTCGCGCGCGTCGAGGCCGTGCACCTGGCCTCGATGGCGGCAATCGCCGCCGCGCAGCCGGCCGCGGCGCCGCAGCCTGCCGCCGATGCCCTCCCGGCAGCGGACCTGCAGCGCGCCTGCCGCGCCGCTGGCGTGCTGCGCGAAGCCCTCGGCCATGGTGCGCTCGACGACGCCGCCCTGACCGGGCTGGCGGCGGCGCTGGCCGGTCATCCGGCGGCGATACGCGTCACGCAGGTGCAGAGCGCGCTTGCCGATTTCGATTTCGACCAGGCCCAGGCCCATCTCGACGCCCTGCTCGCCCACGTCTGCCCGATGCCGCAGGCGGCCGGTGAGCCGTCGACCGAACCAACGCAACAGGAAACAATGAATGAGTAA
- a CDS encoding two-component system response regulator, producing MSNASNRPLILAVDDEASNLQLLRQILQDHYRLLFAKDGARALELAQKENPDLILLDVMMPGMSGYEVCAALKAHPATAPIPVIFVTALTDTADEIEGFEAGAVDYITKPVSPPVVRARVRTHLSLVRTEELKATRLAIVQRLGLAAEYKDNETGLHVIRMSHFARILGLAAGMTEQEAEDLLHAAPMHDVGKIGIPDRILQKAGPLDADEWKIMQSHAAIGAEIIGQHGGGMLKLAHDIAMTHHEKYDGSGYPKGLAGDAIPLTGRIVAIADVFDALTSIRPYKRAWSEEEALAHLVAQKGKHFDPVLVDLFIAQLPAIRTVRQRWAEEPGSVLQA from the coding sequence ATGAGTAACGCAAGCAATCGTCCGCTGATCCTGGCGGTCGACGACGAAGCCAGCAACCTGCAACTGCTGCGCCAGATCCTGCAAGACCACTACCGCCTGCTGTTCGCCAAGGACGGCGCCCGCGCGCTCGAGCTGGCGCAGAAGGAAAACCCGGACCTGATCCTGCTCGACGTGATGATGCCGGGGATGAGCGGCTACGAAGTGTGCGCCGCGCTGAAGGCGCATCCCGCCACGGCGCCGATCCCGGTGATCTTCGTCACCGCCCTGACCGACACCGCCGACGAGATCGAAGGCTTCGAGGCCGGCGCCGTCGACTACATCACGAAACCGGTCAGCCCGCCGGTGGTGCGCGCGCGCGTACGCACCCACCTGTCGCTGGTGCGCACCGAGGAACTCAAGGCGACGCGCCTGGCAATCGTCCAGCGCCTGGGCCTGGCGGCCGAGTACAAGGACAACGAGACCGGCCTGCACGTGATCCGCATGAGCCATTTCGCACGCATCCTGGGCCTGGCCGCCGGCATGACGGAACAGGAAGCCGAAGACCTGCTGCACGCGGCGCCGATGCACGATGTCGGCAAGATCGGCATCCCCGACCGCATCCTGCAAAAGGCCGGACCGCTCGATGCCGACGAGTGGAAGATCATGCAGAGCCACGCGGCGATCGGTGCCGAGATCATCGGCCAGCACGGGGGCGGCATGCTCAAGCTCGCCCACGACATCGCCATGACCCACCACGAGAAGTACGACGGCAGCGGCTACCCGAAGGGCCTGGCCGGCGACGCCATCCCGCTGACCGGGCGCATCGTCGCGATTGCCGACGTGTTCGACGCCCTGACCTCGATCCGCCCGTATAAACGCGCCTGGAGCGAGGAAGAAGCGCTCGCGCACCTGGTCGCGCAGAAGGGCAAGCATTTCGACCCGGTGCTGGTCGATCTCTTCATCGCCCAGCTGCCGGCGATCCGCACGGTGCGCCAGCGCTGGGCCGAGGAGCCTGGTAGCGTCCTGCAGGCCTGA
- a CDS encoding NADP-dependent malic enzyme has protein sequence MDSSSDKKEELRQQLRAAALEYHQFPRPGKIAVTPIKGLLNQRDLALAYSPGVAAPCEEIVKDPAASYKYTSRGNLVAVISNGTAVLGLGNIGPLASKPVMEGKGVLFKKFAAIDVFDIEIAENDPDKLVDIIASLEPTFGGVNLEDIKAPECFYIERKLRERMKIPVFHDDQHGTAIIVGAAILNGLKVVNKDIRSCKLVVSGAGAAALACLDLIVDLGFPIENIYVTDLAGVVYKGRLELMDPDKERFAQDTPHRSLSEVIPDADIFLGLSAGGVLKPEMVVKMAPNPLILALANPNPEILPEDAKAVRSDAIIATGRSDYPNQVNNVLCFPYMFRGALDCGATTITREMEIAVVHAIADLAHAEQSDIVASAYGINNLSFGPEYLIPMPFDPRLLTHIAPAVAKAAQAGGVATRPIEDLAAYAESLQQFVYRSGTFMKPLFSVAKAAQAEVKRIVYAEGEDERVLRAVQVVVDEGLARPILVGRPAVLEQRIEKFGLRLKQGVHFDVINPDFDERYRDYWQTYHQMVMRKGVTADMAKLAMRRRHTLIGAMMIHKGDADGMICGTYGTTWTHLEFIDKVLGKRAGTNVYAAMNIIITPERQLAMLDTHVNENPNAAEVAEMTIMAAEELERFGITPRVALLSHSNFGTSNSESAQKMRDALAMVQQKAPHLEIDGEMHGDAALDAKLRAKIMPHSTLKGDANMVVMPNIESANIAYNLLKTAAGNGIAVGPILLGCARPVHILTPSATVRRIVNMTALCVVDAVSNR, from the coding sequence ATGGACTCGTCATCGGACAAAAAAGAAGAACTGCGCCAACAACTGCGTGCTGCAGCGCTCGAATACCACCAGTTTCCCCGTCCGGGCAAGATTGCCGTCACCCCGATCAAGGGCTTGCTGAACCAGCGCGACCTGGCCCTGGCCTATTCGCCGGGCGTGGCCGCGCCCTGCGAGGAAATCGTCAAGGACCCCGCGGCATCGTATAAATACACGTCGCGCGGCAACCTGGTGGCCGTCATTTCGAATGGCACCGCCGTGCTCGGCCTGGGCAATATCGGCCCACTTGCTTCAAAACCAGTTATGGAAGGCAAGGGCGTGCTGTTCAAGAAGTTCGCCGCGATCGACGTCTTCGACATCGAGATCGCCGAGAACGACCCCGATAAACTGGTCGACATCATCGCCTCGCTCGAGCCGACCTTTGGCGGCGTCAACCTGGAAGACATCAAGGCGCCCGAGTGCTTCTACATCGAGCGCAAACTGCGGGAGCGGATGAAGATCCCGGTCTTCCACGACGACCAGCACGGCACCGCGATCATCGTCGGCGCCGCCATCCTGAATGGCCTGAAAGTCGTCAACAAGGACATCAGGAGCTGCAAGCTGGTCGTGTCGGGCGCGGGCGCCGCGGCGCTGGCCTGCCTCGACCTGATCGTCGACCTCGGCTTCCCGATCGAGAACATCTATGTCACCGACCTGGCCGGCGTAGTCTACAAGGGCCGCCTTGAACTGATGGACCCGGACAAGGAGCGCTTCGCCCAGGATACGCCGCACCGCAGCCTCTCGGAAGTCATTCCCGACGCCGACATCTTCCTCGGCCTGTCCGCCGGCGGCGTCCTGAAACCGGAGATGGTCGTCAAGATGGCGCCGAATCCGCTGATCCTGGCGCTGGCCAACCCGAATCCGGAAATCCTGCCGGAAGACGCGAAGGCCGTGCGCAGCGACGCCATCATCGCCACCGGCCGTTCGGACTACCCGAACCAGGTCAATAACGTCCTGTGTTTCCCCTACATGTTCCGCGGCGCCCTCGATTGCGGCGCCACCACCATCACGCGCGAGATGGAAATCGCCGTGGTGCACGCCATTGCCGACCTGGCCCACGCCGAGCAGTCCGACATCGTGGCCTCGGCCTATGGCATCAATAACCTGTCCTTCGGCCCGGAATACCTGATCCCGATGCCCTTCGACCCGCGCCTGCTGACCCACATTGCGCCGGCGGTGGCCAAGGCCGCGCAGGCCGGCGGTGTCGCCACCCGGCCGATCGAGGACCTGGCCGCGTACGCCGAGAGCCTGCAGCAGTTCGTCTACCGCAGCGGCACCTTCATGAAACCGCTGTTCTCGGTGGCGAAAGCCGCCCAGGCCGAAGTCAAGCGCATCGTCTACGCCGAGGGCGAGGACGAGCGCGTGCTGCGCGCGGTGCAGGTCGTGGTCGACGAGGGCCTGGCGCGCCCGATCCTGGTCGGCCGTCCGGCGGTGCTGGAGCAGCGCATCGAGAAGTTCGGCCTGCGCCTGAAGCAGGGCGTGCATTTCGACGTCATCAACCCCGACTTCGACGAGCGCTACCGCGACTACTGGCAGACCTACCACCAGATGGTGATGCGCAAGGGCGTGACCGCCGACATGGCCAAGCTGGCGATGCGCCGCCGCCATACCCTGATCGGCGCCATGATGATCCACAAAGGCGACGCCGACGGCATGATCTGCGGTACCTACGGCACCACCTGGACCCACCTCGAGTTCATCGACAAGGTGCTGGGCAAGCGCGCGGGTACGAATGTGTACGCGGCGATGAACATCATCATCACGCCCGAGCGCCAGCTGGCGATGCTCGACACCCATGTGAACGAGAACCCGAACGCCGCCGAAGTGGCCGAGATGACGATCATGGCGGCCGAGGAACTCGAACGTTTCGGCATCACCCCGCGCGTGGCGCTGCTGTCGCATTCGAACTTCGGTACCTCCAACAGCGAATCGGCGCAGAAGATGCGCGACGCGCTGGCCATGGTGCAGCAGAAGGCGCCGCACCTGGAGATCGACGGCGAGATGCACGGCGACGCCGCGCTCGACGCCAAGCTGCGCGCCAAGATCATGCCGCACTCGACCCTGAAGGGCGACGCCAACATGGTCGTGATGCCGAATATCGAATCGGCCAACATCGCCTACAACCTGCTCAAGACGGCGGCCGGCAACGGCATCGCGGTCGGCCCGATCCTGCTCGGCTGCGCGCGTCCGGTGCACATCCTGACGCCGTCGGCCACGGTGCGCCGCATCGTCAACATGACGGCGCTGTGCGTGGTCGACGCCGTGTCGAACCGCTGA
- the gmd gene encoding GDP-mannose 4,6-dehydratase — protein sequence MQKTTKKAVITGITGQDGAYLAQLLLEKGYHVTGTFRRSSSTNFWRIDELGISGHPNLSLVEYDLTDLASSLRLIQSAEPDEVYNLAAQSFVGVSFDQPLTTASITGLGAVNLLEAIRLVNPKVRFYQASTSEMFGKVQAIPQVEDTPFYPRSPYGVAKLYAHWMTINYRESYGIFGSSGILFNHESPLRGREFVTRKITDSVAKIALNKLGVLELGNLDAKRDWGFAKEYVEGMWRMLQADQPDTFVLATNRTETVRDFVDMAFKGTGVALEWSGSADNETGRCTKSGKTLVRVSPKFYRPAEVDLLIGNPEKAKRELGWEPKTTLEELCQMMVEADLRRNEQGFSF from the coding sequence ATGCAGAAAACAACAAAAAAAGCCGTCATCACTGGCATCACCGGTCAGGATGGCGCTTACCTGGCGCAACTGCTGCTCGAGAAGGGTTACCACGTCACCGGTACCTTCCGCCGCTCCAGCTCGACCAATTTCTGGCGCATCGACGAGCTCGGCATCAGCGGGCATCCGAACCTGTCGCTGGTGGAATACGATTTGACCGACCTGGCATCGAGCCTGCGCCTGATCCAGAGCGCCGAACCGGATGAAGTCTACAACCTGGCCGCGCAAAGCTTCGTGGGCGTATCCTTCGACCAGCCTTTGACGACCGCATCGATCACCGGCCTGGGCGCCGTCAACCTGCTCGAGGCGATTCGCCTGGTCAATCCGAAGGTGCGCTTCTACCAGGCCTCGACCTCGGAAATGTTCGGCAAGGTGCAGGCCATCCCGCAGGTCGAGGACACCCCGTTCTACCCGCGCAGCCCCTACGGCGTGGCCAAGCTGTACGCCCACTGGATGACGATCAACTACCGCGAGAGCTATGGCATCTTCGGTTCGTCCGGCATCCTGTTCAACCACGAGTCGCCGCTGCGCGGCCGTGAGTTCGTGACCCGCAAGATCACCGATTCGGTGGCCAAGATCGCCCTGAACAAGCTCGGCGTGCTGGAGCTGGGCAACCTCGACGCCAAGCGCGACTGGGGCTTTGCCAAGGAATACGTCGAAGGCATGTGGCGCATGCTGCAGGCCGACCAGCCCGATACCTTCGTGCTGGCCACCAACCGCACCGAAACCGTGCGCGACTTCGTCGACATGGCCTTCAAGGGCACCGGCGTCGCCCTCGAGTGGAGCGGCAGCGCCGACAACGAAACCGGCCGCTGCACGAAGAGCGGCAAGACCCTGGTGCGCGTCTCGCCGAAGTTCTACCGTCCGGCCGAGGTCGACCTCCTGATCGGCAACCCGGAAAAGGCGAAGCGCGAGCTCGGCTGGGAGCCGAAGACCACGCTGGAAGAGCTGTGCCAGATGATGGTCGAGGCCGACCTGCGCCGCAACGAGCAGGGCTTCTCGTTCTGA
- a CDS encoding response regulator, translating to MDDDPDTLSALHRLFRRDNYRVLTASTPAEAFELLALYRVQVVMCDQRMPVMSGTEFLSKVKEMYPDTMRIILSGYTGITTVLDSINRGSIYKFYTKPWVDSELRDNVRLAFRHYWMEHGPYDDRKVPRAG from the coding sequence GTGGACGACGACCCCGATACGCTCAGCGCACTGCACCGCCTGTTCAGGCGCGACAACTACCGCGTGCTGACCGCGTCCACGCCGGCCGAAGCCTTCGAGCTGCTGGCGCTGTACCGGGTGCAGGTGGTGATGTGCGACCAGCGCATGCCGGTCATGAGCGGCACCGAATTCCTCAGCAAGGTCAAGGAGATGTACCCGGACACGATGCGCATCATCCTGTCGGGCTATACCGGCATCACGACCGTGCTCGACTCGATCAACCGCGGCTCGATCTACAAGTTTTATACGAAGCCCTGGGTCGACAGCGAGCTGCGCGACAACGTGCGGCTGGCGTTCCGCCATTACTGGATGGAGCATGGGCCGTATGACGACCGCAAGGTGCCGCGGGCGGGGTAG
- the thiL gene encoding thiamine-phosphate kinase, giving the protein MLSEFDLIKHYFRRARAGNAVLGIGDDCALLAPTPGMQTAISTDLLIEGRHFFAGADPRMLGHKCLAVNLSDLAAMGARPVGFTLALSLPGVDQDWLEEFSNGLFALSDLHDCELVGGDTTRGPLAVCITVFGEIAPGHALRRDAARAGHDIWISGTLGDARLALAGYWKELALAPDQLLEAAPRMHLPTPRVALGRALAALPVAHAALDISDGLIGDLQHILDASRVGATRNSTCCPPAPCWRASRRRCAAVSPLTGGDDYELCFTAPPAQRDAVIAAAVSANTPVTRVGTIDAEPGLRLVDAAGQPVEMDVKGWDHFGGE; this is encoded by the coding sequence ATGCTTTCCGAATTCGACCTCATCAAACACTATTTTCGACGCGCGCGTGCCGGTAACGCCGTGCTCGGCATCGGCGACGATTGCGCGCTGCTGGCGCCCACGCCGGGCATGCAGACGGCGATCTCGACCGACCTCCTGATCGAGGGCCGCCATTTCTTTGCCGGCGCCGATCCGCGCATGCTGGGCCACAAGTGCCTGGCCGTGAACCTGTCGGACCTGGCCGCGATGGGTGCACGTCCGGTCGGCTTCACGCTCGCGCTGTCCCTGCCGGGTGTCGACCAGGACTGGCTGGAAGAATTTTCGAACGGCCTGTTTGCACTCAGCGACCTGCACGATTGCGAACTGGTCGGCGGCGACACGACGCGCGGGCCGCTGGCCGTCTGCATCACCGTGTTCGGCGAGATCGCGCCCGGCCATGCGCTGCGGCGCGACGCCGCCCGCGCCGGGCACGACATCTGGATCTCCGGCACGCTGGGCGACGCGCGGCTGGCGCTGGCCGGCTACTGGAAGGAACTGGCGCTGGCGCCGGACCAGTTGCTCGAAGCCGCGCCGCGCATGCACCTGCCAACGCCGCGCGTCGCGCTCGGACGGGCCCTGGCCGCGCTGCCGGTGGCCCACGCGGCACTCGACATCTCGGACGGCTTGATCGGCGACCTGCAGCACATCCTCGACGCCTCGCGCGTGGGCGCCACCCGGAACTCGACCTGCTGCCCGCCGGCCCCGTGCTGGCGCGCCAGCCGCAGGCGCTGCGCCGCCGTTTCACCCCTGACCGGCGGCGACGACTACGAGTTGTGCTTCACGGCGCCGCCGGCCCAGCGCGACGCGGTAATCGCCGCGGCGGTGTCGGCGAATACGCCGGTCACGCGCGTCGGCACCATCGACGCCGAGCCGGGATTGCGCCTGGTGGACGCGGCGGGCCAGCCGGTGGAGATGGACGTGAAGGGGTGGGACCACTTCGGCGGGGAGTGA
- a CDS encoding GDP-mannose 4,6-dehydratase: MSTATPDLQPDTASREGEGKRALVTGLRGFTGVYVERELAAAGYEVFGTVMPGEATGTHALAVDLCDRAAVGAMVEQVQPDVVVHLAGIAFVAHGNAEQIYQVNVVGTRNLLEALAGVAHRASAVLLASSANIYGNASVPIIDESVAPAPANDYAVSKLAMEYMARLWMDKLPIVIARPFNYTGVGQSEQFLLPKIVSHFRRRERRIELGNLAIARDFSDVRMVARSYRRLLAAAPAGEAFNVCSGRSHSLGEVIDLASEIAGYRIEVEVNPAFVRANDVLTLSGDHGKLAAAIGPLDPPPLLTTLRWMYRG; the protein is encoded by the coding sequence ATGAGCACCGCCACGCCAGACCTCCAGCCCGATACCGCTTCGCGCGAAGGCGAGGGCAAGCGCGCCCTCGTCACCGGCCTGCGTGGCTTCACCGGCGTGTATGTCGAGCGCGAGCTGGCCGCGGCCGGGTACGAGGTATTCGGTACCGTCATGCCCGGCGAAGCGACCGGCACGCACGCGCTCGCGGTCGACCTGTGCGACCGCGCGGCGGTCGGCGCGATGGTCGAGCAGGTGCAGCCCGACGTCGTCGTGCACCTGGCCGGCATCGCCTTCGTCGCCCACGGCAATGCCGAACAGATCTACCAGGTCAACGTGGTCGGCACCCGCAACCTGCTCGAGGCGCTGGCGGGCGTCGCCCACCGCGCCTCGGCCGTCCTGCTGGCATCGTCGGCGAACATCTACGGCAATGCCAGCGTGCCCATCATCGACGAAAGCGTCGCTCCCGCGCCGGCCAACGATTACGCGGTGAGCAAGCTGGCCATGGAATACATGGCGCGCCTGTGGATGGACAAGCTGCCGATCGTCATCGCGCGTCCGTTCAACTACACGGGCGTCGGCCAAAGCGAGCAGTTCCTGCTGCCGAAGATCGTCTCCCACTTCCGCCGCCGCGAGCGCCGCATCGAGCTGGGCAACCTGGCCATCGCGCGCGACTTTTCCGACGTGCGCATGGTGGCGCGCAGCTATCGCCGCCTGCTGGCGGCCGCGCCGGCGGGAGAAGCCTTCAACGTCTGTTCCGGCCGCAGCCATTCGCTGGGCGAGGTGATCGACCTGGCCTCGGAAATCGCCGGCTACCGCATCGAGGTCGAGGTCAATCCGGCTTTCGTGCGCGCCAACGACGTGCTGACGCTGTCGGGCGACCATGGAAAACTCGCCGCCGCGATCGGGCCGCTCGATCCGCCGCCGCTGTTGACCACCTTGCGCTGGATGTACCGGGGGTGA